The genomic interval GAGGGTAAATGACGAATATAGAGCCATTTCAACCGTTCAGTTTGTCCTAGCCTTGGTCGCGAGCGCTATGGTTGCCAAAGTTAGAATTCCCAATTTTGGTTCCCTGGCTCTCATTTGTTCAAACGTGTTGTCCAATTGCCCCCCTCCGAACGAGAATAGGGAGGAATTGCAGAGATTTTCCGATTGGTTTGGCAGGAGCTTTTTTTCTGCCAAAAACGGAAAATTACTGTTGACCCGGAATACAGCGGGAGAGAGATGTGAGCGACTCATTTGATTACGATTTGGTCATTATTGGCGCAGGGGTTGGTGGGCATGGAGCCGCCCTGCATGCGGTTAGTTGTGGCTTGAAGACTGCCATCATCGAAGCGGCGGACATGGGCGGCACCTGTGTCAATCGGGGTTGTATTCCCTCTAAGGCACTACTGGCAGCATCGGGACGGGTGCGAGAATTGCAGGATGCTAACCACCTGAAGGCTTTAGGGATTCAGGTGGGTGGGCTAACCTTCGATCGGCAGGCGATCGCGGATCATGCCAACTCCATTGTGACCAAACAGCGCGAGGCATTGATTGGCAGCCTCAAGCGGATTGGCGTGGATACCATCCACGGCTGGGGACGGGTGGCGGGGGTGCAGAAGCGTCAGTGTTGCCACCCAAGAGGGGGAAAAGACGATTACCGCCAGAGACATTATGCTGGCTCCGGGTTCTGTGCCGTTTGTCCCACCGGGGACGGAAATTGACGGCAAAACAGTATTTACCAGTGATGATGCGGTGCGGTTGGAGTCACTGCCGCCGTGGGTTGCAATCGTGGGCAGTGGCTACATTGGTTTAGAGTTTGCCGATGTTTATTCCGCCCTGGGCTGCGAGATTACCCTAATTGAAGCCCTGGATCAGTTAATGCCAGGATTTGACCCCGATATTGCCAAACTGGCTCAGCGGGTGTTGATTACCCCCCGCGATATTGAAACCAAAGTTGGGGTACTGGCAACCAAAGTCACACCCGGATCACCCGTCGTGATTGAACTGGCAGATGCGAAGACAAAGGAGCCGGTTGAAGTTCTGGAAGTGGATGCCTGCCTGATTGCCACCGGACGGATTCCTTACACCAAGGATCTGGGGCTGGACTCCGTGGGCGTAGAGGTGGATCGGCGCGGGTTTATTCCCATCAACGACCACCTGGCAGTGCTGGCGGAGGGGGAAGTGGTGCCCCATCTGTGGGCGATCGGGGATGCAACCGGGAAGATGATGCTGGCGCATACTGCCTCTGCCCAGGGAATCGCAGCCGTGGAGAACATTGCTGGACGATCGCAAACAGTAGATTACCACAGCATCCCCGCCGCCGCCTTTACCCATCCCGAAATTGGTTTTGGTCGGTATGACGGAGCCTGCGGCAAAGGAAAAGGGGCAGGCAGAAGGGTTTGAGGTGGCATCCGTGCGAACCTACTTCAAGGGCAATGCCAAGGCAATCGCCGAGGGTGAAACGGAGGGAATTACCAAGGTGATCTATCGTCAGGACACGGGCGAAGTGTTGGGCGTCCATATTTTTGGACTCCACGCCTCCGATCTGATCCACGAGGCTGCCAGTGCGATCGCCCAACGCCAATCGGTTCATACTCTGGCGTTCCTGGTTCACGCCCATCCTACCCTCTCGGAAGTACTGGATGATGCCTACAAGCGGGCGGGGGGAGTGCATTAGGGAAGGATAAGGGATGAAGGCTAAAGGATAAAATTTTATTCCGTTACTTTTTAGCCTTTATCCTTATTTTCCCCCCCTCCCCCTGTAAACCCCTAGAGTTAAGTTACGCTATCAGATAGCGCTTAATTCCCTTGCCATTTGAAACTCTGTGGCATTCACCTTCTATTTGAAACAATTACCCAATGGAGATCCGTCGTCGTCCACCGAATCCTGCGGTTGCAGTGCAGGAAATGAGATACCAGGTAAAAGCACCTGATGCCGAGCCGCGTCACATTCTGGAGGAAATTGTCTGGCATAAAGAGACAGAAGTTGACCAACGGCGGGAAGGTTTGCCATTAATTGAGTTGCAAAAAGAGGTGGCTAAATTGCCACCCCCCCGTAATTTTTTGGAAGCGTTGCGACAGGGCAAAACCCGACCGGCTGTGATTGCGGAAGTCAAGAAGGCTTCTCCTAGCAAGGGGGTAATTCGACAGGATTTTGACCCGGTGGCGATCGCCCAGTCCTACGAACAGGGGGGCGCAACCTGCCTATCGGTTCTGACTGATGCAAAGTTCTTCCAGGGCAGTTTTGATAATCTCTCCAAAATTCGGGCAATCACAGATCTGCCACTCCTGTGCAAGGATTTTATCCTCTATCCCTACCAGATGTACCTGGCCCGGGCGCATGGAGCCGATGCCTTCTTACTCATTGCAGCAATCCTCCCAGATAAGGATTTGCAATACTTTTTGAAAATTGCCAACGCGCTTGGGATGGCGGCTCTAGTTGAGGTTCATACCCTGGCGGAACTCGATCGGGTGTTAGCCCTGGATGGAGTCCGGCTGATTGGCATCAACAACCGTAACCTGCAAACCTTCTCAGTTGATTTGCAGACCACCTGCACCCTACTGGCAGAACGGCAGGAACAACTGCAAGCCCGTGGAATTCTGGTGGTGAGCGAATCGGGGTTACATACCGCCACGGATTTAGCCCAGGTCACCAAAGCGGGGGCAGATGCAGTGCTAATTGGTGAGTCCTTCATGCGCCAGCCTGATCCAGGGTTGGCGTTGAAGCACTTACTTTCAGCCGATTAAACACGGATAACTTCCGATCATCCTTCATTGCCGTGCCTTAGTTCACAAGCTGGTTAGTCGCTCAGTTCTTCGAGATTCATTAAGGTTTATTAAGGTAGGTCGTCTGCATGGAACCCATTCCTCTTCCGTCATATATTCACTATGAGTTACTTCTCCAGCTTTTAGAAAGACAGACGATGTTTTCTGCCAATTCTAAGCCCGTCGTCCAGGAACAGGTACATCAACTGATCATCACGCTCCGCAAAGCACTTGCCCAACAAAAACACCTGGAAGAAAGCTGTAGGCGTTACAACTTGCCTGTTGAGTATCGCTGGTCACTGAATGACCGGAAGCCAGAACCGGAAGCTCCCGCAGCAAATGTGGTTAGCCTGAATCAGGAGGGGTGAGGAAGGATGAGGGATGAGGGATGAGGGATGAGGGATGAGGGAGGATTTTGAGTTTTGAGTTTTTGTTTCCTCTTATTCTTCACGCCCTTGGCCCTCTAACCCATCATCTCCTCATCCCATCACCTCTTTATCCCTCCACTCCCCACTCCCTACTCCCCATTCCCCCTACCTGCCTTCTGCTTTTGTCAATGCCGATCGATTTTTCTTCTACTCTTCAGTCGCTTCAAGGGGGGCTGATTGTCTCCTGTCAAGCTCCGGTTGATTCGCCCCTGCATGAGCCAGAAATCATTGCCGCAATCGCCCAGGCGGCAGTGCTGCGGGGAGCGGTGGGCATCAGGCTTGATACGCCCGCCCATGTGGCAGCGGTGCGACAACGCACCTCGGTGCCCCTGATTGGGCTATGGAAACAGCAGATCGAGGGGTTTGAGGTCTACATTACGCCCCAGTTTCACCATGCCGCTGCGATCGCCCAGGCAGGGGCAGACATCATTGCCATTGATGCCACGGTGCGCGATCGTCCAGGGGGGGAAACGGTCGCATCTCTGATTCAACGGATTCATGACGAGTTACAAAAACCTGTAATGGCAGACGTGGATACCCTGGAGGCGGCGATCGCTGCCGCTGCTGCGGGAGCCGATCTGGTTGGCACAACGGTTGTATGGCTACACAGCTGCAACCCAGCATCAAACGCCCCCTGGCTTTGACCTGCTGGCTCAAATGGTCGAAAAGCTCTCTGTGCCCATCATTTGTGAGGGTGGAATCCATTCTCCCCAAATGGCACGACGGGCGATCGATTTAGGAGCCGATGCTGTTGTTGTCGGAACGGCAATTACTGGGATTGATTTACAGGTCAAGGCGTATCGGGAAGCGATTCTACAACCGCCGCTCGACCTGTAACATGCGTCGGTAGGAGAGCCAACCTGCAATGATCATTGCAATAGCAAATCCAATCAGAAACCAGAGATGGGGGGCAATTTCTGATAGGCTTTTGCCTTCTGCGGCAACCAGTGTCAGGGCTTCATTCATGTGGTAGATCGGGTTGAACCGAGCCAGATCCTTTAACACCTGGGGAAAGATAAAGGCGGGGACAAAGGCTCCTCCCAAAATCAACAGGGGGACACCAAAGGTGGCAACCAGGGCATTGACATCCTCAGTGCGACGGGCAAATTGGGTACCCAAAATAAACCCAACTCCAACATAGGAAAGGATGCTCAGAAGAATGATTAGCCCTCCCAGAAGCATCGAGCCATGAAATTGGGCACCCAGGTATGCCGCGATCGCCCCAATTAAAATCGTCTGTCCCAGGGAGATCGTCAGGTGTGCCAGAAAGATGCCCAGGAAATAAGCGGTGCCACTCAAGGGTGAGAGAAACAGACGTTTGAGGGTACGCTGTTCCCGCTCGGAGACAAGGGTGGCGACACTGCCTCCCAGGCAGCTAAAAAACAACGCTGCCCCCACCAGAGTTGCCGGAGCCGCTCGCTCAAATGCCTGCTGAAAGGTAAGGTTTTCCTTAGCCCGCTCGGCAAAGATAGTGCCATTGAGCAGCAGCAGCGCGATCGGAAAAACACCCCAAAAAACCAAACTTCGTCGTCGTCGTCCCAGCTCCGTCAAAATTCGCTGTGCCACTGCCAGCATCTCGTACCAGACTTTCATGCGTCCTTTTCATGCCCGATCGGGTGAAGTTTAGAAGAATGATTTTTGATAGAAAATGTATCTTTCACTGCTTAAATCTTTAGAAGACTCCGCATTTTCCTAAGAAATACCAAAATCTTCCCGATTTTAGGGTAATTCGGCTTTTCAATATCTGGAGTAATTTGACCCCACACTCCGTATCTGGAACTCCAGTTTCCAGGGAATATCCAGTAGTATTATCGTTCGCCTGTTTCTAAGGATCAGCACTTTCATGACCCGCTTGTTCGATCTTTCTCTCCAACAATCATTTTCTCGCCGCGCTCTACTTAAAGTATTTGGTATTGGGACTGTTGGAGGGATACTGGGCTACTCCCGCTTTTTCCAAACCCCACCCCAGCGTTTATCAACAGGATTCTCTAACCCTACCTCGCCAAACCAGTCGGCCTCGAACCGTTGTTGTGGTTGGAGGTGGGCTGGCAGGGCTTGCCTGCGCCTACGAGCTGAGTCAGCGGGGCTTTCAGGTCACCTTACTGGAACGGGCTGCCCAACTGGGGGGCAAAATTGCCAGTTGGTCGATCGCAGTCAATGGGCAACCTTTCCGCATGGAACATGGCTTCCACGGATTTTTCCCCCAATACTACAACCTCAAAAGTCTGGTCAAAGAGTTAAATATTACCCAGAACTTTCGTCCCCTGAATTTCTATTCGGTGATGTACCGCGATCGCAAGTACAAGCCAGAAATTTTTCGCCCCAGCCATTCCGCCTTTCCCTGGAACATTGTGGATCTGGCAGTTTCCTCTACCAACCGCCTGCGCTGGGGACTCAACCTGACCAAATATGAACACTGGCAAGTATTTCGGGAAATTACCGGATTTGACCCCCAAAGTAGTTTCCAACGGCTGGATCACCTCTCGGTTGCAGAATGGGTTCATCGGGACTTTCCCAGAGGGCTGTATGACCTGTATTTCCTGCCCTTCGCCAAATCTAGCTTGAATGCGCCGGATGTTTTAAGTGCCGGAGAGCTGATGCAATTCTTCCACTTTTATTTCTTCGGCAATCCGGAGGGGCTGGCGTTTGAAGGCACCCGCCAGGACATGGGAACCAGCCTGGTGCAGCCGATCGCCCAATCGATCCTCAACAACGGTGGCAGAATCATTCCCGAAGCGGCGGTCAGCAATATTCATTGGGACAAGGGGCAGATTACCTCCCTCACCTATCAAACCGGGAATGCGG from Kovacikia minuta CCNUW1 carries:
- a CDS encoding HisA/HisF-related TIM barrel protein encodes the protein MYGYTAATQHQTPPGFDLLAQMVEKLSVPIICEGGIHSPQMARRAIDLGADAVVVGTAITGIDLQVKAYREAILQPPLDL
- a CDS encoding ABC transporter permease, producing MKVWYEMLAVAQRILTELGRRRRSLVFWGVFPIALLLLNGTIFAERAKENLTFQQAFERAAPATLVGAALFFSCLGGSVATLVSEREQRTLKRLFLSPLSGTAYFLGIFLAHLTISLGQTILIGAIAAYLGAQFHGSMLLGGLIILLSILSYVGVGFILGTQFARRTEDVNALVATFGVPLLILGGAFVPAFIFPQVLKDLARFNPIYHMNEALTLVAAEGKSLSEIAPHLWFLIGFAIAMIIAGWLSYRRMLQVERRL
- a CDS encoding FAD-dependent oxidoreductase, encoding MMLAPGSVPFVPPGTEIDGKTVFTSDDAVRLESLPPWVAIVGSGYIGLEFADVYSALGCEITLIEALDQLMPGFDPDIAKLAQRVLITPRDIETKVGVLATKVTPGSPVVIELADAKTKEPVEVLEVDACLIATGRIPYTKDLGLDSVGVEVDRRGFIPINDHLAVLAEGEVVPHLWAIGDATGKMMLAHTASAQGIAAVENIAGRSQTVDYHSIPAAAFTHPEIGFGRYDGACGKGKGAGRRV
- a CDS encoding putative N-acetylmannosamine-6-phosphate 2-epimerase, coding for MPIDFSSTLQSLQGGLIVSCQAPVDSPLHEPEIIAAIAQAAVLRGAVGIRLDTPAHVAAVRQRTSVPLIGLWKQQIEGFEVYITPQFHHAAAIAQAGADIIAIDATVRDRPGGETVASLIQRIHDELQKPVMADVDTLEAAIAAAAAGADLVGTTVVWLHSCNPASNAPWL
- the trpC gene encoding indole-3-glycerol phosphate synthase TrpC → MEIRRRPPNPAVAVQEMRYQVKAPDAEPRHILEEIVWHKETEVDQRREGLPLIELQKEVAKLPPPRNFLEALRQGKTRPAVIAEVKKASPSKGVIRQDFDPVAIAQSYEQGGATCLSVLTDAKFFQGSFDNLSKIRAITDLPLLCKDFILYPYQMYLARAHGADAFLLIAAILPDKDLQYFLKIANALGMAALVEVHTLAELDRVLALDGVRLIGINNRNLQTFSVDLQTTCTLLAERQEQLQARGILVVSESGLHTATDLAQVTKAGADAVLIGESFMRQPDPGLALKHLLSAD
- a CDS encoding FAD-dependent oxidoreductase produces the protein MSDSFDYDLVIIGAGVGGHGAALHAVSCGLKTAIIEAADMGGTCVNRGCIPSKALLAASGRVRELQDANHLKALGIQVGGLTFDRQAIADHANSIVTKQREALIGSLKRIGVDTIHGWGRVAGVQKRQCCHPRGGKDDYRQRHYAGSGFCAVCPTGDGN
- a CDS encoding DUF5340 domain-containing protein — translated: MEPIPLPSYIHYELLLQLLERQTMFSANSKPVVQEQVHQLIITLRKALAQQKHLEESCRRYNLPVEYRWSLNDRKPEPEAPAANVVSLNQEG
- a CDS encoding NAD(P)/FAD-dependent oxidoreductase yields the protein MTEPAAKEKGQAEGFEVASVRTYFKGNAKAIAEGETEGITKVIYRQDTGEVLGVHIFGLHASDLIHEAASAIAQRQSVHTLAFLVHAHPTLSEVLDDAYKRAGGVH